The following coding sequences are from one Salvia hispanica cultivar TCC Black 2014 chromosome 3, UniMelb_Shisp_WGS_1.0, whole genome shotgun sequence window:
- the LOC125216506 gene encoding protein POLYCHOME-like, which produces MAVSRDRLSREDSIIASYSQRRVSRNIGRGNPIPFVLVDDSEEGVDSRTPFRWRDTTMAGNAGSLRFRPQNLSHLVGSGRSRVGGFGTPSVRRFGRLAGPENLGSGRGRGLGGALPAWYPRKPLNDITAVVKAFERRRREQRGGGEGLQSAARVQPSTPSAHLEQNKAMISPVLYRPRSIGKVPKILLDITHQEGGDAAACLTPQKKLLNSIDVVERVVMEELQKMKRTPFAKRAEREKRVRTLMSMR; this is translated from the exons ATGGCTGTGTCACGAGATCGGCTATCGAGGGAAGATAGCATCATAGCATCTTACAGCCAAAGGCGAGTTTCAAGGAACATTGGAAGGGGGAATCCGATACCTTTCGTTCTTGTAGATGACAGTGAGGAAGGGGTAGATTCAAGGACTCCATTCCGTTGGAGGGATACGACGATGGCTGGCAATGCTGGATCCCTGAGATTTAGGCCTCAGAACTTGTCACATTTGGTGGGGAGTGGTCGTAGCCGTGTGGGTGGTTTTGGAACTCCGAGTGTAAGGCGCTTTGGTAGGCTGGCAGGGCCGGAGAACTTGGGAAGTGGCCGTGGCCGTGGCCTTGGAGGTGCATTGCCTGCTTGGTATCCCAGAAAGCCTCTCAATGACATAACTGCTGTAGTGAAG GCGTTTgaaagaaggagaagagaGCAACGAGGAGGTGGCGAAGGCCTACAATCAGCAGCTCGTGTTCAACCTAGCACGCCAAGTGCTCATCTTGAGCAAAACAAAGCTATGATTTCGCCGGTTTTGTATAGGCCAAGAAGCATAGGCAAAGTTCCCAAGATATTGCTTGATATCACACATCAAGAAGGGGGAGATGCAGCAGCTTGTTTGACGCCGCAGAAGAAGCTGTTGAACAGTATTGATGTAGTTGAGAGGGTGGTGATGGAGGAGCTCCAGAAGATGAAGAGGACTCCATTTGCCAAGAGGGCCGAGAGGGAGAAAAGGGTCCGGACTTTGATGTCAA